The genomic region CCTTATTGTTTTTCAAAAGCAAGGACGACGATCTGAATATGAAGGGCGCCTATCTGCATCTTCTTGCGGACGGTCTTGTGTCCGTGGGTGTGATCGTTTCCGGTCTTTTGATCCAGTGGTTGGGTTATGTTTGGATCGATCCGATCGTGGGAATCCTAGTCGCGTTCGTAATCATTTACGGAAATATTCCCTTATTTAAACAAAGTTTAAGACTGAGTTTGGATTCGACGCCCGATGCGATTCAATCGGAAACGGTGGAAAAGGAACTCAAATCCATAGAAGGCGTATTAAACATTCATCATGTTCATATTTGGTCCTTGAGTACGACGGAGAACGCTCTTACGGCTCATCTCGTTTTGAAAAACGATCTTTCTTCGGAACGTCAAAGGGTCATCAAGTCGAAGGCGAGGGAAATTTTAAAGGGACTTAGGATCGCGCACGTAACTCTGGAAACGGAGGAGGAAAGAGAAAACTGCGGACAGAAGGATTGTCACTGACCGCAGTTGATTTTTAGATCAATCTTCTTGTTCTTGTTTGCTCGTCATTCTTTTCAACATCGATTCTTGTAAGATCAATACGCTGGAAGTCGCGATCGCAATGAGTTTGTTTTTCGGATTTCTAACTTCCGCCTGCATCGTCATCATCGCGGGAGATTTCGAAACGACCTTCGCTTCGATCAAAACGTATTCGTCTTTCGGAAAGAAGGTTCTGAAAAACTGAGTCGATAAATCCGTGGTGACACAAGGTCTTTTTGCGGCGAGATAAGAAAGCGGACCGAACGTGTTATCCAAAGCGGTGCAGAGCATTCCACCTTGAAAGATTCCCATCGGATTCGCAAAACGTTCGTCATACGGAATACGAACCACGATTTTTTTCCCATTCTCAAACTCGACGAATTCGGCTTTCATTTCTTTAAAAGATTTCGGCGGAAGCTCGAGAGTAAGACCGTATTCTTTGGCCATCTTATCGGCCATCTTGTTCATATCTTCCCATGCTTTGGTAGCGGATTCAGAAACCGGCATTTTTATGCTCCTTTATTTGTATCATCGATTTAAGACTTTTAATCATCTTCGGAAAATATTCCTTGTCCTTGCGGATTCTAGAAATCTGCATCGAACCTTGAATCGCGGACATGAATAAATCCGCGGTATCCTTTACGTTGAGGGTCAGAATAAAGGAACCGTCTTTCGTTCCGTCCTGAAGAGTTTGTATTAGAAAATCGCGATGTTGATTGTGAAGAACCAAGGTCTTGTCCCGGATCGCTTGGGAAAGAACGTGATACTCCGTGCCCACGACTCCGAACGGACATATCTTTCCGTTTTCCCCCGTATAAGCTTCGTAGAGTTTAAACAAACCGAACAAACGGACGCGCGGCGGACGCTCTATTAGATTTTTCGTATATTCTTCGAAATCCCTGTAATAAACTTCGAGAACTTCGATCCCCAATTCTTCCTTGGAAGGATAATGATAGTGGATACTCGCCTTTTTGATCCCCAAATCGTCCGCGATATCCTGAAAGCTGAACGACTGAAAGCCGACACTTTGAAAATAATGTCGGGCAAGGGTCACGATCTTTTCGCGCGTATCTCCGGCGAGTTTCATAAATCCACTTACCTACCAGTAGGTAGGTAAGTCAAGATAATTTTTACATCTTAGACGAATCTTTCCTTAAAAAAAAGACACCCGATTCTTACGAGTTTTCCGCAGACATTTTGAAGCAAGAATTCGTTCTTAAGCACGAGAACGACTCACTTGAGTGAGAATTTTCTAGAACGAAGTTTCCACTCGATAAAGGAGCGTTCGGCGAAACGAGTTCGCATAACAAAATTAAGATATAATACGGTTAATTTTTTTTGAAATCTTGACTGGAGGAGTCGCTGTTGATATTATTATCAGTCTTAGGTTGTATACTCGGAAGTATAAAAACAAAAATCCGAGAAACGTTGCAGACTTCGGTGCTTTCGCGAATATTAAAATAGAATCATTGATTGAAATGCCACTTCGCTTAATAAAATTGATAGCCGGAAAAGGCGCTCGGATCGTCGTATTGATCCTATTTTTCTGTTCGGTTTCTTCGAATTTTCTTTATGCCGATCCGAACGAGGAAACATGCGAATTTGATAAAATAGAATTCGCGTTAGACGACGATTCTTCCCGGGAAATCCCCAAGATTCCCAATACGAAATTGGATTTTAAACCGAAAGAAACAGCGTTCCTCAAATTGGGTTTTATCAAAGAGGCCGCCTGGCTCAGATTCAACGTCAAACGACATCCCAGATCCAGATGTTTCGTGAGAATTCCTCAGGTGACGTTAGACGCCGCGGTTCTTTTTTCAAAATCCTCCGTTCAGATTTCGGGGGACCGTTTTCAATATTCGGAAAGATCGATCGACGATTATTATCCGGTCTTTCATCTGGAACCTTACGAGGTTCAGAACGAGGACAATCGGTATTATCTCTGGATCAAAACCTCTTCGATCATCAACTTTCCGATTCTCGTCGAGTCCGGTCTCGAATACGAAAAAGGAAGTTATTATAGAAATCTTTTGATTTTGTTTACTCTCGTTCTGAGTTTATTCGTCACTCTTCTTACGGGATTCATTTATCGTCAGACACTGGATCCGATTTATCTGAATATCGTGGGATTTCTGATCTTCGTTTCTCTGGAAGGTTGGGCGTGTTATGCGAACGGCTATAAATATCTTTGGCCGAACGCGCCCGAGTTTCAAAACATAACCCCTCCTCTTTTCGCGTTTTTGGCCCTCGCCTGTTCCACTTACTTTATGGTTCAGTTTCTTTCGCCTTCTTCGCTTAACAAATTCTTTCGTTCCGCTTTGTCCGCGACCGCGATCTCGATCGTGGGTTTCGCCGTTTTTTCCGCGTTTATTTCGGAACGTCCCACGGTCGTAAAATCCTTCTCCTGGGCCTTTATATGCGTTTCCGCTTTGATCGTGATCTCCACACTTTCGGTGATCCGAAGTTTTGCGCCCGCGAAAAAAATCGCGCTATGTATGATTCCGATCGCGGGAAGCGGATTGATTACGGTATTATACTATTTGGATTTTCTAAAGTACCACGAATATTTCGTACACGCTTACGTCCTTTCTCTTCCCACGATTTACGTCGTCGTGATGATCAGCCTCGGGGATCGGGAAAAGTTCGTAAGAAGAAAGTCGCTCCGCCGCGCCTACGACATTCAACAGATGCAGGAAAGACTCAAAACGCCCGCGAGAATTTCCGGTATGGAATTTCAGAGCAAAACTCCTTCGATTCAATTCAGTTTGGATCATCTTCTGAAGGTGGAAAGAATTTTCAAAAATCCGGAACTAAGCAAGGACGATCTCGCGAGCATTTTAAAAGTCGCGCCTCAGGATCTCGATAGATTCGTTCAGGAATCCTCGAACCTGTCCTCGTTCGAAACCTACGTAAATCAATACAGGGTGGAAGAAGCGAAGCATCTTTTAAAAACCAGGACCGATCTAAAACATTCCGAGATCGCGCATCGGGCCGGCTTTGTTTCCGGCCGCGAGATGGAAAAATCCTTTAAGACTTTGACCGGAATGACTCCCTCCGAATATAAATTGATGCTTTTTCCCGAATCCATTTGAATATCCGTCATGAGGTTCGCGTTCCTTTTCATTCTATTTTCCCTCGTGTGTACACATCTTTTGCAGGGAAAGGATTTGGAAGAATCCGGTTTTATCCCCATTGGCGAAACGCCTTTATTCTCGCCCGATCCGGAATCCGATACCTTACGACGGGCGATCCGAGAATCCGAATCGTATTACGAAAAACTTTCCACCGAGTGGAAAATAACGATCAAAGGAACTTCGTTTAACAAAAACGATATGTTGAAGTCCTTAAGAACCTTAAAAAGAATCCTTAAGGAGAAAAACCCCGAATCGTTTCGGAATCGATTTCGAAATTCCTTTTCGATTCTCGAAACGGCCGATCCGAACGAGGGAAAGATCACCGCATATTATGAAGTTTTAATGGAAGGAAGAACTCGTCCCGAGGGGGAATTTATTCATCCAATTTTGGAGACCCCTTCCGATTTGATCGTAAAAAAACAAGGAGATGAAAGAATCGTGGGAAAATCCGTAAACGGAAATCTGATCCCGTACGAAACGAGAATCGAATTGTCCGAACCCTCCGTCTGGAAACGCAAAACAAAGGCGATCTCTTACGTTAAAATCACCGATTTGCATCTCGCACAATTGGAAGGCTCCGCAGTGATTCGAATCCCGGACCAAGATCCGTTTCGCATAACGTATTCTTCCGATAACGGAAAAGAATATCTGAGTCCCGCCGAATCCTTACGAGGAATCTGTAAAAGTCTGATTCCTTCCGATCTTAGAAATTGTATCGTGGAATTTCCGAAGGAAGTCCGGGACGCGATATTAAAAAATCCGAGATACGTCTTTTTCAAAAAGGAACCGTCCGCGCCCCGAGGAAGCGGAGGAATCGAATTGATTCCGAAACGATCAGTGGCAATGGATCCGAACATTCCTTTAGGGATTCCCGCCTTGATCAGTTTCGAATCGCCCGTTTTAGCGGAAAAAAACCGAATCGTGTTCGTTCACGATCGAGGTTCCAAGATCCAAGGCCATGGAAGACTCGATTACTTTTTAGGAACGGGTAAAAAGGCCGAAGAGCAAGCGGGAAGGATTCAAACCCAAGGAAGAATTCTTTTGATACTGCCGAAGAAATAAACAAATCATTGAAAGAACCTGCAAATTGTGTCCTTAAGAATCTTATCATCGAAAAGTGTATTCAATTTTAATCATAATCCATTGCGCTTAACAAAACGATCCCATTCTTTTTAAGAATTCTAATAAATCGTTTTACAACGTTATGATCTTCTGTTTCTTATTCATCTAAAAGAATTCTCCGTTTCGGTATAACGTTATCGTCGTTTTAAGAATTCTTTGCCGATATATAGAAAAGAGATTTAGAAGTTGGGTTTCAATCTTACAGGGAAGTATGCATGCATTTGATGTTTATGGGCGCGACTGAAAAAACATTAACGGACGTTTTGTGGATCTTACTCTGCTCGGGTTTGGTTCTTTTGATGCAGGGCGGATTTTTGATTTTAGAATCCGGTCTGACTCGTGCTAAGAATTCGATCAACGTTGCGATCAAGAACATCGCAGATTTCGGAATCGCCACGGTTCTGTTTTGGTTTATAGGATTCGGTTTAATGTTCGGCGATTCTTGGAAAGGAATCATCGGAACCTCTTGGTTTCTTCCCGTATTTCCGCCGGACGACGTTTGGAGTCCCGCGTTCTTTTTATTTCAATTGGTCTTCTGCGGAACGGCAGCGACGATCGTTTCGGGTGCGATCGCAGAAAGACTTAAATTCATTTCGTATATCATTTCCACGATTTTAATTTCCGGATTTATTTATCCGATCGCGGGTCATTGGGTTTGGTCCGGACTTTATCAATCCGAAACACACGGCTGGCTTTCCGTTTTGGGATTTCGGGACTTTGCCGGTTCTTCCGTGGTTCACAGCGTGGGCGGTTGGGTCGCGCTTGCATTCTTACTTGTTGTAGGTCCGCGCGCCGGAAGGTTCGTCGAAGGAGAACCTCCTAGAAAAGTTACCGGAAGTAATCTCCCCTTAGCGATGTTAGGCGGAATTATTCTTTGGGTGGGTTGGTTCGGATTTAACGGAGGAAGTACGCTCGCTTTCGATCGACACGTTCCCACCGTTTTATTGAATACGGTGCTCGCTTCGGGCGCGGCTATGTTTTCCGGTTTGTTCGTGGGTTGGTTTCGCAAAGGTTATCCGGACGCGGTTCTTCCCTTGAACGGTTCCCTGGGCGGTTTGGTCGCGATCACGGCCTGCGCCAACGTAGTCAACGCGGTGGAAGCGGGAATTATCGGTTTGTTCGCGGGGATCTTGGTTTCTCCGATCGAAGATATATTAGAAAAACTGAAAATAGACGACGCGGTCGGAGCGGTTCCGGTTCACTTGGGAATGGGGATCTTCGGAACTCTCTGCGTCGGAATTTTCGGAAATCTTCAGATTCTAAACTCGGGACTTTCGCGCTGGGGTCAAATCCAAGTTCAACTTTTGGGAATCGCTTCCATCGGTGTATTCGCATTCGGAACTTCTTATATTCTATTTTCCGTAATCAATCGATTCTTTAAACTCAGAGTGGACCCCGAAGAGGAATACCAAGGCCTGAACATTTCGGAACACAAGGCGACCACGGAACTCATCGATCTTTTTTTAGTCATGGAACATCAAAAAAGAACCGGAGATCTGAGCTACGACGTTCCCGTGGAACCGTTTACCGAAGTCGGACAAATCGCGAATCGTTACAATCAGGTTCTCGGAACCGTAAGAAACACTCTTGAAGAAAACGAAAAAGCCAGAAAGGAATTGGCAAAGGCATACGCAAAAGTTCAGAAAGAACAGGAAAGAGCGGAAAAACTTCTCTTGAACGTATTGCCGAAAACGATCGCCGATAAACTTAAAAAAGACAGTTCCGTGATCGCGCAGAGTTTCAGCGAGGCGAGTATTCTTTTTGCGGACATCGTGGGTTTTACGGAAATCGCCGGAAAGTTTCATCCCGAAAAAGTCGTTAAGATTTTAAACAAGGTGTTCTCCGCCTTCGATCTGATGGCGGAAAAATACGGTTTGGAAAAAATCAAAACGATCGGAGACGCTTATATGGTCGTCGGCGGCCTTCCACAACCGAGACAAAATCATACATTAGCAATCGCTCATATGGCTTGGGAGATGATGGAACTTTTAAAACGTTTCAGAATTCGGGAAGGAAATCTGAAACTCGATATGCGGATCGGCATCAACACGGGCCCGGTCGTTGCGGGCGTGATCGGAACCAAAAAGTTCATCTACGATATCTGGGGAGATGCGGTTAACGTTGCGAGCAGAATGGAATCGCACGGCCTAAGCGGACAAATCCAAGTCACACCGTCCACGGCACATTTGATCTCGGAAGAATTCTCCATGGAAAAAAGGGAAGACGTCGAGATCAAAGGAAAAGGAAAGATAGACACGTTCATCTTAACCGCGCGTAAAAAATCGCCTTCCGAAGAATTGTTCTTCGGGTTCAGCTAAAAACGATTTCGTTTTAAAAAAGATTAGGAACTCGCGGCTTCCGCCTCGGGTTCCTTGCTCGGATCAACTTCCGCGTTTTGTTGCGATTGTTCGTTTGCGTTCGAGGCTTGTTCCGCAAGTTTGTCCAAACCTTCTCCGCTGACTTCTTCCGCGCTCGCTTCCTGCGTCGCCGTGGAAGCAGCAGTCGCTTCGGAATTGGAATTCGCGTTAGTCGCAACAGTGCTTGCAGTTCCGAGGTTCGCTTCCGCTTCCTTGCTCAAAGTAAAACAATGATTTAAGATCGTAAAATCATAGACGATCGTCTTAAACACGTTGAAGAACAATTTGGAATTGAGAGTAAGAACTCTATACAATAGATTTCTGTCGATCGAGGTGATGACCGCCGTGTCTTCCACCGCTTTAACCGAAAAAACTCTCGGCTTGGAACCGATCAAAGAAGAAAGATCCAAAAGATCGCCCGGATGATAATCTCTTACTTCCAAATCGCTTCCGTCTTTTGCGGTTTTACAAAGAACCAATTTTCCCTGTAAGACGAACCAAAGTTTTTCGGAAGCGGGTTCTCCCGAACGAAACACGTATTTTCCGGGAGGATAATAATTGCTGAGATGACCGTAGATTCTCGTGATCACTCCCAAGTTATGAATTCTGCAATTCTCATAGTCGTGTGCGAATTCCAGATCCGAAGGATCGATTTTAATCAAAGACTGAAGTTTGGAAAAGTTCAATTCTTCCCTGTAATGTCTGCTCGCCGCGGTCAATAAAAGACGAAACATAAACTTCGGATTTTTATGAATCATGTTTTCGATGATGCTACTGTCTAAGGAAATAAGACGGGTTCCGTCGACTGCGGCGATCGCGGAAGCGGTTCTTTTCCCTCCGGTTAAAAGAGCCATTTCTCCGAAAAAGTTATTTTCGTTAATGCGACAAATGGCGCGTTCCTTATTGTCTACGGTTTCCGAAAGAACGATCGAACCTTTGGAAATAAAAAACATCTGATCTTTGGAAGGAGCTCCCTGACGAAAAATGATCTGTCCTTTTGAGTAATCGATCGGTTGAATGTGATTGAGTAAATTCGGTGATTCAGATGTCATGCGTTACACGTTCTTAAAATAATTTATTAAGAAGAGACGAATCCTTTGGAATGATTCTTAAATTAATTTGAAAAAAAGAACCGCCTTTGTTTTCATTAACCCGAAAGGATTATGAATTCGCGGATGATAACAACGGTCATACCGTTTTGTAAAATAGAACGGGAATCCAATTCCACAAAACGCGCACTTTTCGAAAATTAAATCCATCCGGGAGAACTTCAATGTCCATCGAAACCGAAAAAGATCTGATCGGGCTCAAGAAAATCGGAAAAATCGTCGGCCTGGTTTTAAAAGAAATGAAAGCCTACGCGAAATCCGGAATGTCCACGAAAGAATTGGACGACTTCGGATTAAAACTTTTAAAACAATACGGAGCCAGATCCGCTCCGGCGATCACTTACAACTTTCCGGGCGCGACCTGCATCAGCGTAAATCGCGCGATCGCTCATGGAATCCCTTCTTCCAAAACGATTCTAAAAGAAGGAGATCTCGTCAACATAGACGTATCGGCGGAGTTAGAAGGTTACTTCGGCGACAACGGAAGTTCTTTTATCTTAGGCAAAGGACATCCCGTTCTCAGTTCTTTAGTCGATTGTTCAAGAACGTCGCTTCACAAAGGTTTATCCGCCGCGAAAACCGGAAATAGGATCAGCGATATCGGAAGAGCGATCCATGCGGAAGCGAAATCCCACGGATTCACAGTGATCAAAAATTTAATGGGACATGGAACCGGATCCAGTCTGCACGAGGCTCCGAAATACATTCCTTGTTACGAAGATAAACGTTATTCGCAAAAACTCAAATCGGGAATGGTTCTCGCGATCGAAACGTTCATCTCCACAAAATCGGAAATCGCACTCGAAACCTCGGACGGTTGGACCTTGGTTACGCACGACGGAAGTTACGTGGCTCAACAGGAACATACGATCGTAGTCACGGATCGGGAACCGATCCTACTCACTGCGAGCAACGGAATTTAAGAATATTCTTAAATTCTAATTTAGTTTTTTCTGTCCTTTCCCATGGAGAATAGTTTGGAACCGGCCCAAGCCGAGAAACTTCTCGGCACGATCGAAGTCAGAAAATTTTGGATTTGATTTACGAGACCTACAACGATCACGGTCTTATTTTTTTCCGCTCCGGATAACGCGGCTCGAACGACCTGAGTCGGAGTGAGCCAGATAAAATCGGGAGTCCAAAATCCGCTCGGAAACGCCTTTGCAAAAAACGGAGTTCGAATCGGTCCGGGACAAACCGCGTGAACGCCGACCCCGCTTCCTTTGAGTTCTCGGCTTAAACCTTCCGTGAAGTATAAAACGAAAACCTTAGTCGCCGCATAAATCGTAAAATAAGGAACCGGTTGAAACGAAGCGGTCGAAGCTACGTTTATGATCTTTCCCTTTCCGTTTTCCAAAAATAAGGGAAGAATTTTACGAGTGAGATGAACCAAACCTTCCACGTTGACTCGGATCGTGGTCAAAAAACTCGCATCGGGTTCGTTTGAAAAATCTCCGATATAACCGAGGCCCGCGTTGTTTACGAGAAGATCGGGTTTCAACTTTTTGCGGACGATATGCGATAAAATTTTTTCCCTGCCTTCCGATAGGGAAAGATCGGCGGGTACGATTTCGACTTTGATTCCATAACTTTTTTCCAAATCCGCTTGGATCGGTTTGAGGGAAGCCGAAGATACATCGGTGAGAATCAGATCGGTTCCTTGTTCCGCTAAATGTTTGGAGAATTCTTTTCCGAGTCCGCCTGCGGCTCCGGTGATCAGCGCGAGTTTATATTTCATATTTCACCTTTTACTTTTTAAATAT from Leptospira kmetyi serovar Malaysia str. Bejo-Iso9 harbors:
- a CDS encoding MltA domain-containing protein: MRFAFLFILFSLVCTHLLQGKDLEESGFIPIGETPLFSPDPESDTLRRAIRESESYYEKLSTEWKITIKGTSFNKNDMLKSLRTLKRILKEKNPESFRNRFRNSFSILETADPNEGKITAYYEVLMEGRTRPEGEFIHPILETPSDLIVKKQGDERIVGKSVNGNLIPYETRIELSEPSVWKRKTKAISYVKITDLHLAQLEGSAVIRIPDQDPFRITYSSDNGKEYLSPAESLRGICKSLIPSDLRNCIVEFPKEVRDAILKNPRYVFFKKEPSAPRGSGGIELIPKRSVAMDPNIPLGIPALISFESPVLAEKNRIVFVHDRGSKIQGHGRLDYFLGTGKKAEEQAGRIQTQGRILLILPKK
- a CDS encoding SDR family NAD(P)-dependent oxidoreductase — encoded protein: MKYKLALITGAAGGLGKEFSKHLAEQGTDLILTDVSSASLKPIQADLEKSYGIKVEIVPADLSLSEGREKILSHIVRKKLKPDLLVNNAGLGYIGDFSNEPDASFLTTIRVNVEGLVHLTRKILPLFLENGKGKIINVASTASFQPVPYFTIYAATKVFVLYFTEGLSRELKGSGVGVHAVCPGPIRTPFFAKAFPSGFWTPDFIWLTPTQVVRAALSGAEKNKTVIVVGLVNQIQNFLTSIVPRSFSAWAGSKLFSMGKDRKN
- a CDS encoding 7TM diverse intracellular signaling domain-containing protein, translating into MPLRLIKLIAGKGARIVVLILFFCSVSSNFLYADPNEETCEFDKIEFALDDDSSREIPKIPNTKLDFKPKETAFLKLGFIKEAAWLRFNVKRHPRSRCFVRIPQVTLDAAVLFSKSSVQISGDRFQYSERSIDDYYPVFHLEPYEVQNEDNRYYLWIKTSSIINFPILVESGLEYEKGSYYRNLLILFTLVLSLFVTLLTGFIYRQTLDPIYLNIVGFLIFVSLEGWACYANGYKYLWPNAPEFQNITPPLFAFLALACSTYFMVQFLSPSSLNKFFRSALSATAISIVGFAVFSAFISERPTVVKSFSWAFICVSALIVISTLSVIRSFAPAKKIALCMIPIAGSGLITVLYYLDFLKYHEYFVHAYVLSLPTIYVVVMISLGDREKFVRRKSLRRAYDIQQMQERLKTPARISGMEFQSKTPSIQFSLDHLLKVERIFKNPELSKDDLASILKVAPQDLDRFVQESSNLSSFETYVNQYRVEEAKHLLKTRTDLKHSEIAHRAGFVSGREMEKSFKTLTGMTPSEYKLMLFPESI
- a CDS encoding TetR/AcrR family transcriptional regulator → MKLAGDTREKIVTLARHYFQSVGFQSFSFQDIADDLGIKKASIHYHYPSKEELGIEVLEVYYRDFEEYTKNLIERPPRVRLFGLFKLYEAYTGENGKICPFGVVGTEYHVLSQAIRDKTLVLHNQHRDFLIQTLQDGTKDGSFILTLNVKDTADLFMSAIQGSMQISRIRKDKEYFPKMIKSLKSMIQIKEHKNAGF
- a CDS encoding cation diffusion facilitator family transporter, which translates into the protein MGNHHHHSHNHSHDHSHHSHGHHHGSASKSLVIAMLFNLLYAGIEAGIGLWSGSLALISDAGHNLMDVSSLLLAWIAVKLQDRGPSPGFTYGWKKSTILVSLLNSILIFGTVLFIAHESIEKLARPTPVQGGTIAIVALIGVIVNFSSSLLFFKSKDDDLNMKGAYLHLLADGLVSVGVIVSGLLIQWLGYVWIDPIVGILVAFVIIYGNIPLFKQSLRLSLDSTPDAIQSETVEKELKSIEGVLNIHHVHIWSLSTTENALTAHLVLKNDLSSERQRVIKSKAREILKGLRIAHVTLETEEERENCGQKDCH
- the map gene encoding type I methionyl aminopeptidase; the encoded protein is MSIETEKDLIGLKKIGKIVGLVLKEMKAYAKSGMSTKELDDFGLKLLKQYGARSAPAITYNFPGATCISVNRAIAHGIPSSKTILKEGDLVNIDVSAELEGYFGDNGSSFILGKGHPVLSSLVDCSRTSLHKGLSAAKTGNRISDIGRAIHAEAKSHGFTVIKNLMGHGTGSSLHEAPKYIPCYEDKRYSQKLKSGMVLAIETFISTKSEIALETSDGWTLVTHDGSYVAQQEHTIVVTDREPILLTASNGI
- the amt gene encoding ammonium transporter; this translates as MHLMFMGATEKTLTDVLWILLCSGLVLLMQGGFLILESGLTRAKNSINVAIKNIADFGIATVLFWFIGFGLMFGDSWKGIIGTSWFLPVFPPDDVWSPAFFLFQLVFCGTAATIVSGAIAERLKFISYIISTILISGFIYPIAGHWVWSGLYQSETHGWLSVLGFRDFAGSSVVHSVGGWVALAFLLVVGPRAGRFVEGEPPRKVTGSNLPLAMLGGIILWVGWFGFNGGSTLAFDRHVPTVLLNTVLASGAAMFSGLFVGWFRKGYPDAVLPLNGSLGGLVAITACANVVNAVEAGIIGLFAGILVSPIEDILEKLKIDDAVGAVPVHLGMGIFGTLCVGIFGNLQILNSGLSRWGQIQVQLLGIASIGVFAFGTSYILFSVINRFFKLRVDPEEEYQGLNISEHKATTELIDLFLVMEHQKRTGDLSYDVPVEPFTEVGQIANRYNQVLGTVRNTLEENEKARKELAKAYAKVQKEQERAEKLLLNVLPKTIADKLKKDSSVIAQSFSEASILFADIVGFTEIAGKFHPEKVVKILNKVFSAFDLMAEKYGLEKIKTIGDAYMVVGGLPQPRQNHTLAIAHMAWEMMELLKRFRIREGNLKLDMRIGINTGPVVAGVIGTKKFIYDIWGDAVNVASRMESHGLSGQIQVTPSTAHLISEEFSMEKREDVEIKGKGKIDTFILTARKKSPSEELFFGFS
- a CDS encoding cyclic nucleotide-binding domain-containing protein, yielding MTSESPNLLNHIQPIDYSKGQIIFRQGAPSKDQMFFISKGSIVLSETVDNKERAICRINENNFFGEMALLTGGKRTASAIAAVDGTRLISLDSSIIENMIHKNPKFMFRLLLTAASRHYREELNFSKLQSLIKIDPSDLEFAHDYENCRIHNLGVITRIYGHLSNYYPPGKYVFRSGEPASEKLWFVLQGKLVLCKTAKDGSDLEVRDYHPGDLLDLSSLIGSKPRVFSVKAVEDTAVITSIDRNLLYRVLTLNSKLFFNVFKTIVYDFTILNHCFTLSKEAEANLGTASTVATNANSNSEATAASTATQEASAEEVSGEGLDKLAEQASNANEQSQQNAEVDPSKEPEAEAASS
- a CDS encoding PaaI family thioesterase, whose protein sequence is MPVSESATKAWEDMNKMADKMAKEYGLTLELPPKSFKEMKAEFVEFENGKKIVVRIPYDERFANPMGIFQGGMLCTALDNTFGPLSYLAAKRPCVTTDLSTQFFRTFFPKDEYVLIEAKVVSKSPAMMTMQAEVRNPKNKLIAIATSSVLILQESMLKRMTSKQEQED